The Arachis hypogaea cultivar Tifrunner chromosome 16, arahy.Tifrunner.gnm2.J5K5, whole genome shotgun sequence genome contains a region encoding:
- the LOC112697457 gene encoding cytochrome b-c1 complex subunit 7-2, mitochondrial — protein MASSFIQSFIDPKKNWFAAQHMKAISKRLRRFGLRYDDLYDPYYDLDVKEALNRLPKEVVDARHQRLKRAMDLSMKHEYLPEDLQAMQTPFRGYLQEMLALVKREKAERESLGGLPLYQRTIP, from the exons ATGGCGTCTTCGTTCATTCAATCCTTCATTGATCCAAAGAAGAACTGGTTCGCCGCTCAGCACATGAAAGCCATCTCCAAGCGCCTCCGCAGATTCG GTCTGCGATACGACGATCTGTACGATCCGTATTACGATCTGGATGTGAAGGAGGCACTGAATCGGCTTCCGAAGGAGGTAGTCGACGCGCGCCACCAGCGCCTTAAGCGCGCTATGGACCTTTCCATGAAGCACGAGTACCTCCCTGAAGATCTTcag GCAATGCAAACACCATTCAGGGGATACCTTCAGGAGATGCTTGCCCTT GTGAAGAGGGAGAAAGCGGAGCGTGAATCCTTGGGAGGCTTGCCCCTATATCAACGCACCATTCCTTAA
- the LOC112697458 gene encoding uncharacterized protein isoform X2 — protein MTTPSPSPSQSGASNVDLFDAYFGRADLDRDGRISGVEAVSFFQGSGLPKPVLAQIWAFANQSQSGFLDRAEFYNALKLVTVAQSKRDLTPEIVKAALYGPASSKIPPPQINFTAPVAVAPHPPAPAPAPATQSSLPHQNVGPRGPVPILGGNHQNLPSQGSQLVRPPPPQNVSATASNLAPGTATQGIRGVPAVTSSPMPPRGSSPTSTQGVSGSNVALAAGQYPASGTKSSDQAAKDSKLVVTSGNGFASDAFFGGDVFSASTFQPRKDSPTQGSSPLSPATVPVSGGNQQPVRTSSTESLQTPLAAQHVRVQLPQVRPQNQHASVQTHNMVNPPGHPVRLQDSASQSPWPRMTPTDIQKYTKVFVAVDTDRDGKITGEQARNLFLSWKLPREVLKQVWDLSDQDNDSMLSLREFCVALYLMERHREGRALPGVLPSNILPDLSPPGQPAPQHSSVTWGNPSGFQQQQGMSGPSARQVNPTAARPPRSAPVPLPDEAPQKQQKPRIPVLEMHLINQLSSDEQNKINLKFQEASEADKKVEALEKEIAESREKIEFCRAKMQELVLYKSRCDNRLNEVIERISADKREVEILAKKYEDKYKQVGDVSSKLTTEEATFRDIQEKKFELYQAIAKMEQDGNADGSLQAHADRIQSELDELVKSLNERCKKYGLRAKATTLVELPFGWQPGIQEGAADWDEDWDKLEDKEFALVKELTLDVQNIIAPPKQKLPSSVKQKDSEIDSPKVTGSPKSDNESEKPQTTDEQEVDNESVHKKSEDRSAKSAPNTPFATSFIGSPQRAFSDSDIGKTAAGEDRSLRDQDSIQETQSDHGGDKPLFSSEKIFDEPNWGTFDTNDDIDSVWGFNASSTTKQGRDVEGVGDDYFFGSGDLGFGTIKTGSEQGGDPFPKSGAFSFDDSVPNSPLFSSGNSPQRPKEWLESGFDSVSRFDSFRAQDSSTLPAQFDSGRSSMDFDHVRGFSAFDDSDAFGSGSGFGSEPFRTSSEKQNPRSSF, from the exons ATGACAACACCATCGCCATCGCCATCGCAATCGGGAGCTTCGAACGTGGATCTCTTCGATGCGTATTTCGGGCGCGCCGATTTGGACCGCGACGGCCGCATCAGTGGCGTCGAAGCCGTCTCGTTCTTCCAAGGCTCCGGTTTACCGAAGCCGGTCCTGGCTCAG ATTTGGGCTTTTGCAAATCAAAGCCAAAGTGGGTTCCTCGATAGGGCAGAGTTTTACAACGCCCTTAAGCTTGTCACTGTGGCACAAAGCAAACGAGATCTTACTCCTGAAATAGTCAAAGCTGCATTATATGGTCCAGCTTCATCTAAAATACCTCCACCTCAAATCAACTTTACTGCCCCTGTTGCAGTTGCACCCCACCCACCTGCACCTGCACCTGCACCTGCAACACAGAGTTCTCTACCGCATCAAAATGTTGGACCAAGGGGGCCAGTTCCAATTTTAGGTGGAAACCACCAAAATCTTCCTTCCCAGGGAAGTCAGTTAGTGAGGCCGCCTCCGCCGCAAAATGTCTCTGCTACTGCTTCTAATCTGGCACCTGGTACTGCCACTCAAGGTATCCGTGGAGTTCCGGCAGTAACATCCTCTCCAATGCCACCTAGAGGAAGTAGTCCAACATCTACTCAGGGGGTTTCTGGATCAAATGTTGCACTGGCAGCTGGACAATACCCTGCGTCTGGCACTAAGTCATCTGATCAAGCCGCTAAGGATTCTAAATTGGTGGTTACTTCGGGGAACGGTTTTGCTTCTGATGCGTTTTTTGGAGGGGATGTGTTCTCTGCAAGCACATTTCAGCCCAGGAAAGATTCTCCTACACAAGGAAGTTCACCACTTTCACCAGCTACTGTTCCTGTTTCTGGAGGGAACCAACAGCCGGTTAGGACTAGCTCCACTGAGTCTTTGCAGACCCCACTCGCAGCTCAGCATGTTCGTGTTCAGCTTCCGCAGGTCCGGCCACAGAATCAGCATGCCTCGGTCCAAACACATAATATGGTGAATCCACCTGGACATCCAGTGAGGTTGCAGGATTCTGCTTCCCAGTCTCCTTGGCCAAGGATGACTCCCACTGATATTCAGAAATATACGAAAGTATTTGTGGCAGTAGACACTGATAGAGATGGGAAAATCACCGGGGAGCAAGCCCGAAACTTGTTCCTTAGCTGGAAATTACCGCGAG AGGTTTTAAAGCAGGTTTGGGATTTATCCGATCAAGATAATGATAGCATGCTTTCCCTCAGGGAGTTTTGTGTTGCACTGTACCTAATGGAGCGGCATAGGGAAGGACGTGCTCTTCCAGGAGTACTGCCAAGCAACATTCTCCCTGATTTATCACCTCCTGGTCAACCTGCCCCTCAGCACAGTTCTGTAACTTGGGGAAATCCATCAG GTTTTCAACAACAGCAAGGGATGAGTGGCCCCAGTGCTCGACAAGTGAACCCAACTGCAGCCCGGCCACCAAGGTCGGCTCCTGTTCCGCTGCCCGATGAAGCACCTCAGAAACAGCAGAAGCCCCGAATTCCAGTGCTGGAGATGCACCTCATTAATCAGCTCAGTTCAGATgagcaaaataaaattaatttaaagtttCAAGAAGCATCAGAAGCTGATAAGAAG GTGGAAGCTCTAGAGAAAGAAATTGCAGAGTCCAGAGAGAAAATAGAATTCTGCCGTGCAAAAATGCAGGAACTT GTTCTGTACAAGAGTAGATGTGACAATCGTCTTAATGAGGTCATAGAAAGAATATCAGCTGACAAGCGTGAG GTTGAGATTCTAGCAAAAAAGTATGAAGATAAGTATAAGCAAGTTGGAGATGTATCATCCAAGTTAACTACTGAGGAAGCCACATTTCGTGATATACAG gagaaaaaatttgaattgtatCAAGCAATTGCCAAGATGGAACAAGATGGAAATGCTGATGGTTCATTACAG GCCCATGCTGATCGTATCCAATCAGAGCTTGATGAACTGGTAAAATCTCTAAATGAGCGGTGTAAGAAGTATGGATTACGTGCGAAGGCAACAACACTAGTGGAACTACCCTTTG GTTGGCAACCTGGTATCCAGGAAGGAGCTGCTGACTGGGATGAAGATTGGGATAAGCTTGAAGATAAag AATTCGCTCTTGTCAAAGAACTCACACTTGATGTGCAGAACATCATTGCACCTCCAAAACAAAAATTGCCATCGTCTGTGAAACAGAAAGATTCAGAAATTGACAGTCCCAAAGTTACAGGTTCACCTAAGAGTGATAATGAGTCAGAAAAACCCCAGACCACAGATGAACAAGAAGTTGACAATGAATCCGTTCATAAGAAAAGTGAAGATAGGTCTGCAAAATCCGCTCCTAATACACCGTTTGCTACGAGCTTTATTGGAAGCCCCCAGAGGGCCTTTTCTGACTCTGACATTGGAAAGACTGCTGCTGGTGAAGATCGCTCGCTCCGTGACCAAGATAGCATACAAGAAACCCAGAG tgatcatggtggagacaAGCCTCTCTTTTCCAGCGAGAAAATATTTGACGAACCAAATTGGGGAACCTTTGACACTAATGATGATATTGACTCAGTTTGGGGGTTCAATGCCAGTAGCACCACGAAGCAG GGGAGAGATGTTGAGGGAGTCGGAGACGACTATTTCTTTGGTTCTGGCGATCTCGGCTTTGGCACAATTAAAACAGGTTCAGAACAGGGTGGTGATCCTTTCCCAAAGAGTGGCGCATTCAGTTTTGATGATTCTGTTCCAAACTCACCACTTTTCAGCTCCGGCAACTCTCCACAAAGGCCCAAAGAGTGGTTGGAAAGTGGTTTTGACAGCGTGTCGAGATTCGATTCTTTCCGAGCACAGGATAGCAGCACTTTACCTGCGCAATTTGATTCAGGCCGCAGCAGTATGGATTTTGATCATGTTCGAGGCTTTTCAGCATTTGATGACTCAGATGCCTTTGGTTCTGGCTCTGGCTTTGGCTCTGAGCCATTTAGGACTTCATCTGAAAAGCAAAATCCCAGAAGTTCTTTTTAG
- the LOC112697458 gene encoding uncharacterized protein isoform X1, with product MTTPSPSPSQSGASNVDLFDAYFGRADLDRDGRISGVEAVSFFQGSGLPKPVLAQIWAFANQSQSGFLDRAEFYNALKLVTVAQSKRDLTPEIVKAALYGPASSKIPPPQINFTAPVAVAPHPPAPAPAPATQSSLPHQNVGPRGPVPILGGNHQNLPSQGSQLVRPPPPQNVSATASNLAPGTATQGIRGVPAVTSSPMPPRGSSPTSTQGVSGSNVALAAGQYPASGTKSSDQAAKDSKLVVTSGNGFASDAFFGGDVFSASTFQPRKDSPTQGSSPLSPATVPVSGGNQQPVRTSSTESLQTPLAAQHVRVQLPQVRPQNQHASVQTHNMVNPPGHPVRLQDSASQSPWPRMTPTDIQKYTKVFVAVDTDRDGKITGEQARNLFLSWKLPREVLKQVWDLSDQDNDSMLSLREFCVALYLMERHREGRALPGVLPSNILPDLSPPGQPAPQHSSVTWGNPSGFQQQQGMSGPSARQVNPTAARPPRSAPVPLPDEAPQKQQKPRIPVLEMHLINQLSSDEQNKINLKFQEASEADKKVEALEKEIAESREKIEFCRAKMQELVLYKSRCDNRLNEVIERISADKREVEILAKKYEDKYKQVGDVSSKLTTEEATFRDIQEKKFELYQAIAKMEQDGNADGSLQAHADRIQSELDELVKSLNERCKKYGLRAKATTLVELPFGWQPGIQEGAADWDEDWDKLEDKAEFALVKELTLDVQNIIAPPKQKLPSSVKQKDSEIDSPKVTGSPKSDNESEKPQTTDEQEVDNESVHKKSEDRSAKSAPNTPFATSFIGSPQRAFSDSDIGKTAAGEDRSLRDQDSIQETQSDHGGDKPLFSSEKIFDEPNWGTFDTNDDIDSVWGFNASSTTKQGRDVEGVGDDYFFGSGDLGFGTIKTGSEQGGDPFPKSGAFSFDDSVPNSPLFSSGNSPQRPKEWLESGFDSVSRFDSFRAQDSSTLPAQFDSGRSSMDFDHVRGFSAFDDSDAFGSGSGFGSEPFRTSSEKQNPRSSF from the exons ATGACAACACCATCGCCATCGCCATCGCAATCGGGAGCTTCGAACGTGGATCTCTTCGATGCGTATTTCGGGCGCGCCGATTTGGACCGCGACGGCCGCATCAGTGGCGTCGAAGCCGTCTCGTTCTTCCAAGGCTCCGGTTTACCGAAGCCGGTCCTGGCTCAG ATTTGGGCTTTTGCAAATCAAAGCCAAAGTGGGTTCCTCGATAGGGCAGAGTTTTACAACGCCCTTAAGCTTGTCACTGTGGCACAAAGCAAACGAGATCTTACTCCTGAAATAGTCAAAGCTGCATTATATGGTCCAGCTTCATCTAAAATACCTCCACCTCAAATCAACTTTACTGCCCCTGTTGCAGTTGCACCCCACCCACCTGCACCTGCACCTGCACCTGCAACACAGAGTTCTCTACCGCATCAAAATGTTGGACCAAGGGGGCCAGTTCCAATTTTAGGTGGAAACCACCAAAATCTTCCTTCCCAGGGAAGTCAGTTAGTGAGGCCGCCTCCGCCGCAAAATGTCTCTGCTACTGCTTCTAATCTGGCACCTGGTACTGCCACTCAAGGTATCCGTGGAGTTCCGGCAGTAACATCCTCTCCAATGCCACCTAGAGGAAGTAGTCCAACATCTACTCAGGGGGTTTCTGGATCAAATGTTGCACTGGCAGCTGGACAATACCCTGCGTCTGGCACTAAGTCATCTGATCAAGCCGCTAAGGATTCTAAATTGGTGGTTACTTCGGGGAACGGTTTTGCTTCTGATGCGTTTTTTGGAGGGGATGTGTTCTCTGCAAGCACATTTCAGCCCAGGAAAGATTCTCCTACACAAGGAAGTTCACCACTTTCACCAGCTACTGTTCCTGTTTCTGGAGGGAACCAACAGCCGGTTAGGACTAGCTCCACTGAGTCTTTGCAGACCCCACTCGCAGCTCAGCATGTTCGTGTTCAGCTTCCGCAGGTCCGGCCACAGAATCAGCATGCCTCGGTCCAAACACATAATATGGTGAATCCACCTGGACATCCAGTGAGGTTGCAGGATTCTGCTTCCCAGTCTCCTTGGCCAAGGATGACTCCCACTGATATTCAGAAATATACGAAAGTATTTGTGGCAGTAGACACTGATAGAGATGGGAAAATCACCGGGGAGCAAGCCCGAAACTTGTTCCTTAGCTGGAAATTACCGCGAG AGGTTTTAAAGCAGGTTTGGGATTTATCCGATCAAGATAATGATAGCATGCTTTCCCTCAGGGAGTTTTGTGTTGCACTGTACCTAATGGAGCGGCATAGGGAAGGACGTGCTCTTCCAGGAGTACTGCCAAGCAACATTCTCCCTGATTTATCACCTCCTGGTCAACCTGCCCCTCAGCACAGTTCTGTAACTTGGGGAAATCCATCAG GTTTTCAACAACAGCAAGGGATGAGTGGCCCCAGTGCTCGACAAGTGAACCCAACTGCAGCCCGGCCACCAAGGTCGGCTCCTGTTCCGCTGCCCGATGAAGCACCTCAGAAACAGCAGAAGCCCCGAATTCCAGTGCTGGAGATGCACCTCATTAATCAGCTCAGTTCAGATgagcaaaataaaattaatttaaagtttCAAGAAGCATCAGAAGCTGATAAGAAG GTGGAAGCTCTAGAGAAAGAAATTGCAGAGTCCAGAGAGAAAATAGAATTCTGCCGTGCAAAAATGCAGGAACTT GTTCTGTACAAGAGTAGATGTGACAATCGTCTTAATGAGGTCATAGAAAGAATATCAGCTGACAAGCGTGAG GTTGAGATTCTAGCAAAAAAGTATGAAGATAAGTATAAGCAAGTTGGAGATGTATCATCCAAGTTAACTACTGAGGAAGCCACATTTCGTGATATACAG gagaaaaaatttgaattgtatCAAGCAATTGCCAAGATGGAACAAGATGGAAATGCTGATGGTTCATTACAG GCCCATGCTGATCGTATCCAATCAGAGCTTGATGAACTGGTAAAATCTCTAAATGAGCGGTGTAAGAAGTATGGATTACGTGCGAAGGCAACAACACTAGTGGAACTACCCTTTG GTTGGCAACCTGGTATCCAGGAAGGAGCTGCTGACTGGGATGAAGATTGGGATAAGCTTGAAGATAAag CAGAATTCGCTCTTGTCAAAGAACTCACACTTGATGTGCAGAACATCATTGCACCTCCAAAACAAAAATTGCCATCGTCTGTGAAACAGAAAGATTCAGAAATTGACAGTCCCAAAGTTACAGGTTCACCTAAGAGTGATAATGAGTCAGAAAAACCCCAGACCACAGATGAACAAGAAGTTGACAATGAATCCGTTCATAAGAAAAGTGAAGATAGGTCTGCAAAATCCGCTCCTAATACACCGTTTGCTACGAGCTTTATTGGAAGCCCCCAGAGGGCCTTTTCTGACTCTGACATTGGAAAGACTGCTGCTGGTGAAGATCGCTCGCTCCGTGACCAAGATAGCATACAAGAAACCCAGAG tgatcatggtggagacaAGCCTCTCTTTTCCAGCGAGAAAATATTTGACGAACCAAATTGGGGAACCTTTGACACTAATGATGATATTGACTCAGTTTGGGGGTTCAATGCCAGTAGCACCACGAAGCAG GGGAGAGATGTTGAGGGAGTCGGAGACGACTATTTCTTTGGTTCTGGCGATCTCGGCTTTGGCACAATTAAAACAGGTTCAGAACAGGGTGGTGATCCTTTCCCAAAGAGTGGCGCATTCAGTTTTGATGATTCTGTTCCAAACTCACCACTTTTCAGCTCCGGCAACTCTCCACAAAGGCCCAAAGAGTGGTTGGAAAGTGGTTTTGACAGCGTGTCGAGATTCGATTCTTTCCGAGCACAGGATAGCAGCACTTTACCTGCGCAATTTGATTCAGGCCGCAGCAGTATGGATTTTGATCATGTTCGAGGCTTTTCAGCATTTGATGACTCAGATGCCTTTGGTTCTGGCTCTGGCTTTGGCTCTGAGCCATTTAGGACTTCATCTGAAAAGCAAAATCCCAGAAGTTCTTTTTAG